DNA from Trueperaceae bacterium:
CCGCCTGGAGCGCGGGGATTCGGAAACCGGTAGCTGGCCTCCGGGTCGACGGCGGCCTCACCTCCAACCGTTACCTGATGCAGCGACAGGCCGATCTGCTCGGACTCCCGCTGCTTCTCTCCCCCAACCGTGAGGCCACGGCACTGGGGGCGGCGGCGATGGCCGGTATCGCCGCGGGCCTGTTCGGCAGGGACGAGGTCCGCGAGGCCGTCGCCGCCCCTGTTCGCATCGAGCCCCGCTCCTCGGCAAGAGAGCGGGACGCGGAGTACTACGAATGGCTCGATTGGGTAGAGCGAGCCTGCCAGCTTACCGAGCGCACAGCTCGAGTTGAGGAGCGATAAGATGCCCAGAGTCCTTTACATCAGTTCGGATGGCATGCGCCCGGACGCCATCTCGGCCGCCCGTGCCGACAACCTGCTCTCTCTCATGAGCCGGGGAGCCTACACGCTGGGCGCCTGCTCGGTCATGCCCTCGGTGAGCCTCCCCTGTCACATGAGCATCTTCCACAGCGTGCCCCCGCAGCGGCATGGCATCGTCCAGAACACCTTCACTCCCATGGCGCGGCCGGTGCCGGGACTCATCGACGTGCTGCAGGAGGCCGGCCGCAAGTGCTGCAGCTTCTACTCATGGGAACCGCTCCGGGACGTCAGTCGACCGGGACGGCTGGCCGTCTCGTCACTGATCGCCTACCGGCGCAACCCTGAGGAGGCCGACGATCTGGTGGTGCGAGCGGCCTTGCCGCACCTCAGCTCGGGCGACTTCGACTTCGCCTTCCTCTATCTTGCGACGATGGACGAGGTGGGCCACGACCACGGCTGGATGAGCGAGCGCTACCTAGAACAGGTGGCGCATGCCGACCGCCTCATCGGGGAAGTCGTGGAGAGCCTGCCTTCCGACACTGTCGTGCTGGTCCACAGCGACCACGGTGGTCACGGCAGGACGCACGGTACCGACGCGGCAGAGGACATGAACATCCCCTGGATAATCGCCGGCCCCGGGATAAGACGAGATCACCGGATCGAGAGTTCGGTGAGCCTGCTCGACACCGCGCCCACGATCGCCGCGATCCTGGGCGTGGAACCCGCCGAGTCGTGGGAGGGACGCGCGGTCGACGAGATCTTCCTGCCGTGAGCGAGCCGCTCTCGTGTTACCTCGACTTCGCGATCCAGACGGCGTACGAGGCAGGCAGACTGACACTCGGATACTTCCAGACCGACCTGCGAACGGAGTTCAAGAGCGACGACAGCCCGGTCACAGTGGCCGACCGGCGTGCCGAGGAGCTGATCAGGGCGCGGATCGAGTTTCGGTTCCCGACCCACGCCATGCTGGGCGAGGAGTATGGCGACAAGGTCGCAGAGGGAGCGACACACCGCTGGATCATCGATCCGATAGACGGCACCAAGGCGTTCATGCGAGGCGTGCCGCTATACGGGGTGCTCCTGGGTCTCGAGATCGAGGGGGCGTGCGCCGTGGGGGTCGCCTACTTCCCGGCGCTGGATGAGATGCTCTCGGCGGCCAGCGGACTAGGCTGCCACTGGAACGGCCGGCCCACCCGCGTTTCCAATACCGAGTCGCTCAGCCGGGGCATCGTCTCATGCACCGACAACGGCTCCTTCCGTCGCCACGGCGTTAGCAGGAGTTGGGAAGCGATCCAGGACGCCAGCTACCACCGGGTGGGATGGTCGGACGCCTACGGCCACCTGCTGGTAGCGACCGGTCGCATCGAACTGATGATCGAGCCCTCGGTGAAGCCGTGGGACTGCGGTCCGTTCCCGGTCATCCTGCGCGAAGCCGGAGGCTACTTCGGCGACTGGCAAGGCAGCGAGACCATCTACTCGAAACGGGTGCTGAGCACCAGCCGGAGGCTGCTGCCCGAGGTGCTCGGGCTCGTCGCGGCGGAGGGTTCCTAGCCGCTGGGCTTCCTTCCGCGAGCGGTCCCCGTGCGCCTTCGCCGGCGCGCCCGCGCCTAGCAGGCGGATGATCGAGCTCGCAGCGCGAGAGGCCAAGCGCTCTTTCGCGTGAGCATCAACCATCACCCTCCTCGTCACCGAGCGCGATCTTCAGCGCCCGGTCCAGGGTGAGCTCGCGGCCGGCCTGTAAGGCCGACTCGAGCTCATGATGCGGCAGGTTCTCGCGAAGACGAGCGAGGGTGTCTTCCAGCTCTTCCTCCTCGGCGTTGTCGAGCGCTTTCCCGGTCGTCCGGCGCAAGGTCTCGGCCGCCCCCAGCAGTAGCGCGGCCCGTTTCGGACTCCCCAGCGCCGCTTCTACCGTTGCCAGACCGGCGAGGCTGTCATCGAGAAGCCTTCGGCCGCCAAGCTCCCGCTCCAGTTCGATACTCTGACGGAACCAACTTCGCGCCACCTGGTAGTGGCGCTGTTTCGAGGTCACGAAACCCAGGTTGCAGAGCGCGATGACGACCCCCTCGAGGTCGTTGACCCGGCGCCTGATATCGAGGCTCCTCCGGTAGAGGTCGTGAGCCTGCTCCAGCTCGCCGCGCCTCTCGGCCGTGAGCCCGAGGTTGCTCAGGGTGCTGGCGACGCCCTGATCGTCACCCAGCCGTTCGCGGATCTCCAGGCTCCGGCAGTAGTATTCCGCGGCGGCTTCCAGGTCTCCTTCACGACGGATGACGTTGGCGAGGTTGTTCAGCACCATCGCCACGCCCTGCTCGTCTCC
Protein-coding regions in this window:
- a CDS encoding alkaline phosphatase family protein, with the protein product MPRVLYISSDGMRPDAISAARADNLLSLMSRGAYTLGACSVMPSVSLPCHMSIFHSVPPQRHGIVQNTFTPMARPVPGLIDVLQEAGRKCCSFYSWEPLRDVSRPGRLAVSSLIAYRRNPEEADDLVVRAALPHLSSGDFDFAFLYLATMDEVGHDHGWMSERYLEQVAHADRLIGEVVESLPSDTVVLVHSDHGGHGRTHGTDAAEDMNIPWIIAGPGIRRDHRIESSVSLLDTAPTIAAILGVEPAESWEGRAVDEIFLP
- a CDS encoding inositol monophosphatase family protein, which encodes MSEPLSCYLDFAIQTAYEAGRLTLGYFQTDLRTEFKSDDSPVTVADRRAEELIRARIEFRFPTHAMLGEEYGDKVAEGATHRWIIDPIDGTKAFMRGVPLYGVLLGLEIEGACAVGVAYFPALDEMLSAASGLGCHWNGRPTRVSNTESLSRGIVSCTDNGSFRRHGVSRSWEAIQDASYHRVGWSDAYGHLLVATGRIELMIEPSVKPWDCGPFPVILREAGGYFGDWQGSETIYSKRVLSTSRRLLPEVLGLVAAEGS